The Populus alba chromosome 4, ASM523922v2, whole genome shotgun sequence genome contains a region encoding:
- the LOC118060496 gene encoding AT-hook motif nuclear-localized protein 1 produces MDYMEEKNIIVSDQTPIVTTKDHAPPGSQVATGGSDPTQEPNNPGGGVAGGSGGSGSEGVVENTVKRKRGRPRKCDVDANPVSSPPPPQGLSSSLSSYERRGRGRPRGSGKLQLLASLGGFAAETAGGSFTPHVVPVYTGEDIVSKILELSQKGARAVCILSATGVVSSVIMRQPGPSGGILRYDGRFEILSLSGSFTLGETGGSNRKNSMLSVSLAKPDGRVFGGGVAGSLIAAGPIQLVIASFKQNISKGIKRRQSADPPAAPSLPANSDVVRVPVKIAGTTDGEDNCTTPTSALSEPRNEEAGNTVISNQQANTDSQNSSGQNVLQSQKQTLLVSPGYETL; encoded by the exons ATGGATTACATGGAAGAGAAGAACATCATAGTTTCTGATCAGACTCCTATAGTTACAACAAAGGATCATGCCCCACCAGGGAGCCAGGTGGCAACAGGTGGTAGTGATCCTACCCAAGAGCCAAACAACCCAGGTGGTGGTGTAGCGGGCGGCTCCGGAGGGTCAGGCTCAGAAGGTGTTGTTGAAAACACCgtgaaaagaaagagaggaaggCCTAGGAAGTGTGATGTGGATGCAAACCCAGTGTCATCACCGCCTCCGCCACAAggcctctcttcttctctctcgaGTTACGAGAGGCGGGGTAGAGGGAGGCCCCGTGGTTCTGGTAAACTGCAACTCTTGGCTTCCCTTG GTGGTTTTGCAGCAGAAACAGCAGGGGGGAGCTTCACCCCTCATGTAGTGCCTGTGTATACTGGAGAG GATATTGTCAGTAAGATACTAGAATTATCTCAAAAGGGTGCTCGAGCAGTTTGCATTCTTTCTGCTACTGGTGTTGTCTCAAGTGTTATCATGCGTCAGCCTGGTCCTTCTGGTGGAATTTTGAGATATGAT GGCCGCTTTGAAATTCTATCTTTATCTGGATCATTCACTTTGGGCGAAACAGGAGGTTCAAATCGCAAAAACAGCATGCTAAGTGTTTCTCTGGCTAAACCTGATGGAAGAGTTTTTGGTGGTGGTGTTGCAGGCTCTTTAATAGCGGCTGGCCCTATTCAA CTTGTTATTGCCAGTTTCAAGCAGAATATCAGCAAGGGGATTAAAAGGAGGCAATCTGCTGACCCTCCTGCTGCTCCCAGTCTGCCTGCCAATTCTGATGTAGTAAGGGTTCCTGTAAAAATCGCTGGAACCACAGATGGGGAAGACAATTGCACTACACCAACATCTGCACTTTCAGAACCAAGAAATGAAGAAGCAGGTAACACAGTCATTTCAAACCAACAAGCAAATACTGATTCCCAAAACAGTAGTGGTCAAAATGTCCTGCAGTCCCAAAAGCAAACACTCTTGGTGTCCCCCGGTTATGAAACTCTCTAG